The Candidatus Palauibacter australiensis DNA window CGGATAGCGCTCGCCCTCCTGGTAGTCGATGGGATAGAAGATGAGACCCTCCACCTCGACGCCGTCGTCGCCCGCGTATTGCACGGCCTCCATGCGCGGAAGAAAGAACTCTTCGGCCAGGTAGTCGAAGAGGTGCGTGACCTGCCGGGGCTGCCCGGATCCGGCCATCGCCCACAGGTCTCCCGCGTTGGTCGAACTGCTTACGGAATAGAGGTGCGTTCCGGACGACGGGTGGTAGTCCCAGGCGCCGACCGAGTGGTCTCCCTCGGTGACCGCGTCGGCCCGCCCGGCATCCGAGGCATCGGCGGGCACCGAGTAGATCTGCTGGCGAACGCCGGTGTTGGCGCGGAAGTAGATCGAGCGGCCGTCCCGCGACCACACCGCGGCGTTCACGTCGAAGCTTCCGCCGGGCACCACCGAGACGGGGTCGCCGCCATCGGTCGGGACGACGAACAGGCGCTGGTTGAAGTAGAAGTCGCTCAGTTCGTCGTTGGTGTTCGCGACGAAGAGCGCGTGGCCGTTATCCGGTGAAAGGGCTGCGCCGACTTCGCCCACGTGATTGTCGGTGATCCGGCGGGCGCCCGTCCCGTCCGGGCCCATCACCCACAGTTCGGAGTTGAGCAGGTCGTCGTAGAGGGCGGTGGGTGCCAACTGCACGAGGAGGAGCGTGCCGTCGCGCGAGACCGAATACCCCCGGACCATCAGGCCGGCCTCCGTCACGCGTTCCGCCGCCCCGCCCTCGCTCGAAACCCGCCACAGTCCGGTCGGGAGCTTGTCCTCTTCATAGCGAAACACGTTGTCGTTGACCGCTTCACGCGCCTGCTCGGCCTCGGACTTCTCGTCGACCGCCATGAAGTAGATCCAGGCGCCGTCGCCGGACCACGAAATCGAACCCACGGGCGTCGGGTGTTCGCTCACGGCGCCAGCCTCGCCGCCGCGCGTCGGCATCACGAACACCTGGCTGTGCTCCGTATCGTGCCGGTTCGCGACGAAGGCGATGCGCGAGCCGTCGGGCGACCAGCGCGGGCTCGATTCACCGCCCTCGCCGTTCGTCATGCGCGTCGTGCCGGAGCCGTCCATGGCAACGCGCCAGATGTGGGACAGCGTGCCGTTGGCTTCCCAGTCGGTGTCCGTTCTCACGTACAGCACCTCCGACCCGTCGGGCGATATCCGGGGATCGGCGAGACCGGGGATGTCGATGAGATCCACGATCGTCATCGCGCGGCGCTGGCCGGAGGCGGGGGCGGCGGAAACGAGAACGGCGAGGATTCCGAGTCCGAGGATGCGGCGAGACATGGCAGACTCCTGCGGTTGGCGGTAGCCCGTCGCGGTCCATCGATGTTGGTGGGCTCGTCCCCGGGGGACAAGAGCCCGACGCGGGGCTCCTGCACGGACCGCTAGGTCGTGGCGTCGCGGAGGGCGGCGAGGTGTTCGTCCGTGAGGCCGTCCATCTCGAACATCGATACGCCGGCCGCGCCCGCCTCGCGCGCGGTCGCGACAGCCTCCGCCAGCGCGCCGGGATCGAGCGCGGGCAGGTAGAGTCCGGCATTCAGCGGCGGGGCGTCGCGCGCGCCCGCCGTTGAGGCCGCCGCCTCGAGGGCCGCGATGCCCTCGCGCACGCCCTCGCCGATCCAGGGGATGTCCTCGAGGTAGAAGCTCTGGTAGAGCATCGGGAAGAAGCGGTCGAGGGGCCACCGGTCCCAGTCCTGGCGGACGAGCGTGCGGGCGATGGAAGGGGTCGGGAAGACGGCGGCGGTGATGGGCTTCCCGTGCTCGCGAGCGGCCTCGGCGAGTTGGCGCACGGCGCCCGTCACGGAGTCCCACCGGAAGCGGCGCCAGGCCTCGTCGGCGGGCGGGTCGGAGATCTCCAGCGGATCCCGCCCGTCCAGGGCGCGAAACTGTTCGCGGCAGACGTCGCAGTAGCAGAAGTCGAACTCCGGGTGCTCGACGTCCTGTACGAGGTCATAGGTCTCCCAGAGGGCGCGCGGCAGGATGACGTCGCAGTGGCGCACGTAGTCGAGGTGGACGCCGTCCACGGCCGGGTGGGCGGCGAGGTCCGCGATGCGGCCGCGCAGGTATTCGCGCACGGGGCCGCGCGAGGGGCAGACCCACTTGTAGTAGCCGACGTAGGGAGGGTGATCGAGCGAACTCTCCAGGTTGCGGCTCACGGTGAACCACTCCGGGCGGTTCTCCTGCACCCAGGCGTCGCCGTTGCGATTCATCGTCCAGAACCAGCGGTGATACTCGAGTCCCTCGGCGTGGGCCGCTCCGGAAACCAGGTCGATATCGCCGCCACCCACGAGGACCGCGTGGAAGCCGGCCTCGCGCAGCCGGGCGAACCGTTCGCGCCAGGCGGCGGCGTCGCGGTCGCGATCTCCGTGCACCCACGTCCACAGGGTGAACGACGCTTCCGGATCTGGCGGGAACGCGCAGGCAGGAAGGGCCGCCCCCAGCGCCGCCGCGCCGCCGGCGGCCCAAACGAACTCCCGGCGCCTCACGGGGACCGGTCCCGGTCGGCGACGAAGCGCACGACGCCCCACTTCTCGGGTATGTGCATGTCGATCTCCCCCTGGGGCGACCACACCCAGTTGTCTTCGGGATGGTCGCTCCAGTCCACGGGTTCGCGCCGCTTCCGGTACTGTCCGTCCACGACCACGAGCGGCCACTGTACGCGGGAGAAGTTCACCCGCCACGCGTCGCCGGGCCGGGGGGCCGCGACCGCGGCGTCGGCGGCTGCGCCGGGGGGGCGGAGCGCCGACCAGGGAATCGCGATCTCGAGCGACCAGCCGGTGTCTTCGTCGGAGGGGTCGTTCAGCGTGCCCTCCAGATGCACCGCCGTGAGCAGGCCCTCGATGTCCCAGGTGATGTCCGCGCTTCCCTGTCGGCGGTACGGCCTGTCGAGGAAGAGGTCGAACTCGGTCCCGAGGGCGTTGATCTCGAGTTCGTAGTAGGCGAGACCGTCGCCGTCCGGGTCGAGGAAGACCTCGAAGTCGTGTTCCCGGTAGAGGATGGCGTCGCGGTCGGCCAGCGTCGCCCAGAGGTGCGGCTCTTCGAGTTCGGCGCCCACGTAGAGAAAGCGTTCATCCCACGCGATTTTGGCGCGCGTCGCGAGGTGAGGCTCGCGCCAGCCCTGGCCGCGAATGTCGACGAAGGGCTCCGTCCACGGCGCGACGCGCCAGACCGCGTCGTCCAGCGATCCGTCGACCGCGGGCGGGGAGACGGCCCGCGGCGCATGGTATTCACGCACCGCGGCCGGCGCCTGGCCCGCCGACGGCGCCGGAGTCCCCGACGCAGCGAGCGCGGTCAGGAAAACGAGCCACGAGTCGGGGCGAAGCATGCCGGCTATCCTCGCACGGACGGGTAGACGAGGAAGATCCCGCTGGTCGCCGGAGTCTCCACCGCGAGGTTCCCTTCCGCATCCAGAAGCCACACGTTCACGCGGTACCACCCCTGGAACGAGAAGAACGGAAGCGTCAAGGTTTCCCGCGTCGAGTCTCCGGGTTCGAGTTCGACCATGTGTTGGACGATGTCGGCGCGCGTGGCTCCGCGGCCGCAGTGCAGCGTGGGGTTGTACGACTCCTCGAATTCCACTTCGAGGTTTGTCACGCCCACGGGTTTGATCGCGCAGGAGTCCTTGAAGATTCGAGCGCCGGATACGTTCCGCGAGGTGACCGTGATCGACTGCGTGGGTTCGTATTCGGGGCGGTCCACGCAGACCTCGAGGCCGTGCTGCGTCGCACAGAGCGAGGTGGACGGTCCGGTCGCGTCCTCTGCGCAGGAAAGCGCGAGCGCGGCGGCGAACATGGACGCGGCAAGCCTGCGTGACACCCTCGATCTCCGGAGGTCCAGGGGTTGGTGGTTCAGTTGTCGGCTCCCGGGAAAATGACGAAGACGCCGCTCGTGGCCGGGGTGTCGAAAGCCAACGCCCCGTCCGGCGTCAGAAGCCATACGGTCACGTGAAAGAAGCCCTGCGGAGAGTAACCCAACCGCAGGGTCTCCCGGGTCGACGCTCCGGGCTCGAGCCTCACCATGCGCTCGATGACCACGGTTCGTGTGACCGCCGGGCCGCAGTGACGCCTCGCATTGTAGTGCGGCTTGAAGTCCTCCTCGGAATCAGGCACGGGAAGCACGGTCGTACCGCACGCATCCTTGAAGATGGGACGGTCGGACACATTTCGCGTGGTGACGAGGATGGCGCCGTTGGACCGGTACTCGGGCCGGTCCACGCACACCTCGACCCCGTGCCGCGTATCGCAGAGACTGCCCCGAGGCCCGGTCGCCTCCCCGCTGCAAGACAGGGTCGGCGCGATCACCGCTGTCAGTATCACCAAGCCACGAAGTCTCATGGATCTCCCGCGCTTCCGACGACGCAAAATCTAGTGTCGCGTGCCGGAAATTCGCGAGCTTTCGGCCGAGGCTTCGAGAAAGGCGAAGTGTTGCCCGCCGGAGCGTCGCATCGGACTGTAGGGCGTTGCCGGGGAAAGCCCCGGGGGTCGCTTGGAGCTTCGCACAAGTCACGCGGAGTGGAACGTATGAACGGAAGCCACAGGTGTTCCAACTGGCTGGGCAGCCTGATCATGCTCGGCGCGGCACTCGGCGCGGCACTCGGCGCTGGACTCGGTGCCGCACCGTCCGCGCTGGTCGCGCAGACCGGTACGATGGGCGGAGAATGGCGCTACTGGGCCGGAGACGCCGGGTCCACGCGCTACGCGCCGCTCGACCAGATCGACGCCTCGAACGTCGGTGACCTCGATATCGCGTGGCGCTGGCAGGCGCGCAACTTCGGCCCGACCCCCGAGGGCTACTACCGCGTGACCCCGCTGTACGCGAACGGGGTCCTCTATGCCACCGCGGGATTCCGGCGGGCGGCGGTGGCCATCGACCCGGAGACGGGCGAGACGCTTTGGATGTATCGGCTCGACGAGGGCGAACGCGGCCGGCACGCGCCGCGCGGCAACTCCGGGCGCGGCGTCGGTTACTGGACGGATGGCGCCGAGGAAAGGGTGCTTCTCATCACCCCCGCCTACCACATGGTCTCGCTGGACGCGAAATCCGGCCTCCCCGACCCGGCCTTCGGCGAGGACGGGATCGTGGACCTCAAGCTCGGACTCGGGCGGGAACTGGACCTGGTGAACGACCGCATCGGCTCGAGTTCTCCCCCGGTCGTCGTCGGAGACGTGATCGTTGTCGGGGCCGCGCTCCCGCAGGGGGGACGTCCGCCGACCAAGGAGATGCCGCCGGGTCACGTGCGAGGGTTCGACGCGCGGACGGGCGAGCAACTGTGGACCTTCCACACCATCCCCCAGCCGGGCGATCCCGGCCACGAGACGTGGGAAGACGGATCCTGGGACTACACCGGGAACGCCGCGGTGTGGACGCCGTTCACGGCGGACCTCGACCTGGGCTACGTCTATCTGCCGGTGGAGGCGGGGACGGGCGACTACTACGGAGGCCATCGCCCCGGCGACAACCTCTACTCGCAGAGCCTCGTGTGCGTGGACGCGAGCACGGGCGAAGTCGTGTGGTATTTCCAGACCGTGCACCACGGAATCTGGGACTTCGATCCGCCGGCGGCGCCGG harbors:
- a CDS encoding carbohydrate-binding family 9-like protein, with translation MLRPDSWLVFLTALAASGTPAPSAGQAPAAVREYHAPRAVSPPAVDGSLDDAVWRVAPWTEPFVDIRGQGWREPHLATRAKIAWDERFLYVGAELEEPHLWATLADRDAILYREHDFEVFLDPDGDGLAYYELEINALGTEFDLFLDRPYRRQGSADITWDIEGLLTAVHLEGTLNDPSDEDTGWSLEIAIPWSALRPPGAAADAAVAAPRPGDAWRVNFSRVQWPLVVVDGQYRKRREPVDWSDHPEDNWVWSPQGEIDMHIPEKWGVVRFVADRDRSP
- a CDS encoding Tat pathway signal protein: MRRREFVWAAGGAAALGAALPACAFPPDPEASFTLWTWVHGDRDRDAAAWRERFARLREAGFHAVLVGGGDIDLVSGAAHAEGLEYHRWFWTMNRNGDAWVQENRPEWFTVSRNLESSLDHPPYVGYYKWVCPSRGPVREYLRGRIADLAAHPAVDGVHLDYVRHCDVILPRALWETYDLVQDVEHPEFDFCYCDVCREQFRALDGRDPLEISDPPADEAWRRFRWDSVTGAVRQLAEAAREHGKPITAAVFPTPSIARTLVRQDWDRWPLDRFFPMLYQSFYLEDIPWIGEGVREGIAALEAAASTAGARDAPPLNAGLYLPALDPGALAEAVATAREAGAAGVSMFEMDGLTDEHLAALRDATT
- a CDS encoding PQQ-binding-like beta-propeller repeat protein, with amino-acid sequence MNGSHRCSNWLGSLIMLGAALGAALGAGLGAAPSALVAQTGTMGGEWRYWAGDAGSTRYAPLDQIDASNVGDLDIAWRWQARNFGPTPEGYYRVTPLYANGVLYATAGFRRAAVAIDPETGETLWMYRLDEGERGRHAPRGNSGRGVGYWTDGAEERVLLITPAYHMVSLDAKSGLPDPAFGEDGIVDLKLGLGRELDLVNDRIGSSSPPVVVGDVIVVGAALPQGGRPPTKEMPPGHVRGFDARTGEQLWTFHTIPQPGDPGHETWEDGSWDYTGNAAVWTPFTADLDLGYVYLPVEAGTGDYYGGHRPGDNLYSQSLVCVDASTGEVVWYFQTVHHGIWDFDPPAAPVLMDITVDGREIPAVAQVTKQAFTYVFDRVTGEPVWPIEERPVPAGDVPGEWYAPTQPFPALPVPFDMQGATEEDLIDLTPELKAEALEIAKNLTLGELFTPPTVIVEGGNQGTLITPGSLGGANWPGAAYDPETQRLFVGSATRGSVIGLVNDPESSNMRYIAGRPRGVGGPQGLPILKPPWGRISALDMNTGQMVWQVANDHTPSFVEEHPALEGVDVPRTGRPSRAGLLATRTLLFAGTGGGTMSADLTGLLRAHDKETGEILAEIELPSHQTGVPMTYMHDGRQYIVAAVAGRGVPAELVALRLPG
- a CDS encoding S9 family peptidase, with product MSRRILGLGILAVLVSAAPASGQRRAMTIVDLIDIPGLADPRISPDGSEVLYVRTDTDWEANGTLSHIWRVAMDGSGTTRMTNGEGGESSPRWSPDGSRIAFVANRHDTEHSQVFVMPTRGGEAGAVSEHPTPVGSISWSGDGAWIYFMAVDEKSEAEQAREAVNDNVFRYEEDKLPTGLWRVSSEGGAAERVTEAGLMVRGYSVSRDGTLLLVQLAPTALYDDLLNSELWVMGPDGTGARRITDNHVGEVGAALSPDNGHALFVANTNDELSDFYFNQRLFVVPTDGGDPVSVVPGGSFDVNAAVWSRDGRSIYFRANTGVRQQIYSVPADASDAGRADAVTEGDHSVGAWDYHPSSGTHLYSVSSSTNAGDLWAMAGSGQPRQVTHLFDYLAEEFFLPRMEAVQYAGDDGVEVEGLIFYPIDYQEGERYPLVVQTHGGPPSSDKFRFARSSNYETVLAARGWFVFKPNYRGSTGYGDDFLRNMIGNYFDQAHKDVMAGVDYLVERGLVDGDRMAKMGWSAGGHMTNKIITYTDRFKAASSGAGAVNWMSMYAQSDVRIYRTPWFGGTPWSEDAPIEQYMADSPLFDLHKVVTPTLVLVGENDERVPMPQSVELYQGLRHNGVPTHLYVAPEQGHGWVELQQRL